In a single window of the Papaver somniferum cultivar HN1 chromosome 8, ASM357369v1, whole genome shotgun sequence genome:
- the LOC113302431 gene encoding UMP-CMP kinase-like: protein MRRHLASYSSVLFSTFRSYVVPNQAAYTLKFVELFATEIETPAKGGFSSRERVPFISFVLGGPGSGKGTQCAKIAHTFGFTHLSAGDLLRTEISSNSEKGAAILETIKQGKIVPSEVTVNLIRRAIESSKNHKFLIDGFPRSEENRIAFEKIMGAEPNFVLYFDCPEDEMVKRVLCRNEGRVDDNIDTLKKRLKIYESLNLPVINYYLAKGKVHKINAVGPEEEIFKQVCPIISSYEGACK from the exons ATGAGGCGACATTTAGCTTCTTATTCTTCAGTTTTGTTTTCTACCTTCAGATCGTATGTGGTTCCTAATCAG GCGGCTTATACATTGAAATTTGTGGAGCTCTTTGCCACTGAAATTGAAACTCCG GCAAAGGGGGGATTTTCCTCCAGAGAGAGAGTTCCATTTATATCTTTTGTCCTAG GTGGCCCTGGTAGTGGTAAAGGTACGCAATGTGCAAAGATTGCACATACATTTGGTTTCACACACCTTAGTGCCGGTGATTTGTTAAGGACAGAAATATCTTCCAACAGTGAAAAAGG TGCAGCGATCCTCGAAACTATCAAGCAAGGAAAGATTGTTCCATCAGAAGTGACTGTCAATCTGATCCGGAGGGCTATTGAATCAAGTAAAAACCATAAATTTCTCATAGATGGCTTTCCAAGAAGTGAAGAGAACCGTATTGCCTTTGAAAAAATT ATGGGAGCAGAACCAAATTTTGTGCTTTACTTTGACTGTCCTGAAGATGAAATGGTGAAGCGGGTTCTCTGCCGTAATGAG GGGAGAGTTgatgataatattgatactcttaAGAAGCGACTTAAAATATACGAGTCATTGAACTTACCTGTCATCAATTACTACTTGGCAAAGGGAAAAGTTCACAAG ATCAATGCTGTAGGACCAGAAGAGGAAATATTTAAACAAGTTTGTCCCATTATCTCTTCATACGAG GGAGCGTGCAAATGA
- the LOC113306318 gene encoding uncharacterized protein LOC113306318, giving the protein MQLLLHYRFLPSLHFASPATTFRFTNCKIRKISTTSSMSSSSSASPPPSEEDLNQVIKYHNQTKHNFFNYAKGPNGLDWANQPNPFRRYISSPLLPLDQTESLINEPPLSYSSLFHSPPSSKPITHSTISQFFYDSLALSAWKTAGFSTWSLRVNPSSGNLHPTEAYIISPKIASLCNSSFVAHYSPKQHSLELRAKIPEGFLQNLFPEGSFLIGLSSIFWREAWKYGERAFRYCNHDIGHAIGAVTIAAGELGWDVKLLDGLGYSDLEKLMGLGSGFKVPSGSKKGKFPEIEFEHPDCVLVVFPKGIGEFSVDYEKLSLKISEVFSELEWKGKANALSKEHVCWDVIYKTAESVKKPLTRDGFCVNSLQRSGLISEEVYRESKLREIVRKRRSAVDMDKKYIMERETFYQILLHCLPSGEGEKQGKQLALPFRALPWDAEVHALLFVHRVSGLEKGSYFLVRNEDHFDEIKRLTRNEFEWEKPEGCPADLPLYRLALGDHAALAQRLSCHQEIASDGCFSLGMVARFESTLREKNAWMYPRLFWETGILGQVLYLEAHAVGISATGIGCYFDDPVHSYLGLEGSEYQSLYHFTVGSPVVDKRIMSLPAYPGPDMDA; this is encoded by the exons ATGCAACTCCTCCTTCATTACCGATTCTTGCCCTCTCTTCATTTCGCTTCACCTGCTACCACTTTCCGATTCACAAATTGCAAAATCAGAAAAATCTCAACAACATcttcaatgtcttcttcttcatcagccTCACCACCACCATCAGAAGAAGACTTGAATCAAGTAATAAAATACCATAACCAAACAAAACACAATTTCTTCAACTACGCAAAAGGTCCAAATGGTCTTGATTGGGCAAATCAACCAAACCCTTTTCGTCGTTACATCTCGTCTCCTCTCCTTCCATTAGATCAAACCGAATCCTTAATAAATGAACCACCTTTATCTTACTCTTCATTGTTTCATTCACCCCcatcatcaaaacccattactCATTCAACAATTTCTCAGTTTTTCTACGATTCTTTAGCATTATCAGCTTGGAAAACTGCTGGGTTTTCAACCTGGTCTCTTCGTGTTAACCCTAGTAGTGGTAATTTACATCCAACAGAAGCGTATATCATATCACCAAAAATTGCATCTCTTTGTAATTCTTCTTTTGTTGCACATTATTCACCTAAACAACATTCATTGGAGCTTAGAGCTAAGATTCCTGAAGGTTTTTTACAGAATTTGTTTCCTGAAGGGTCTTTTCTGATTGGGCTTTCTTCGATTTTTTGGCGGGAAGCTTGGAAGTATGGGGAAAGGGCGTTTAGGTATTGTAATCATGATATTGGTCATGCTATTGGTGCGGTGACCATTGCTGCAGGTGAGCTTGGTTGGGATGTTAAGCTTCTGGATGGATTGGGGTATTctgatttggaaaaacttatgggTTTAGGGTCAGGGTTTAAGGTTCCATCTGGTAGTAAGAAAGGAAAGTTCCCTGAGATTGAATTTGAGCATCCAGATTGTGTTCTTGTTGTTTTTCCTAAAGGGATTGGTGAATTCAGTGTAGATTATGAGAAATTGAGTTTGAAGATATCTGAGGTGTTCTCGGAATTGGAGTGGAAAGGAAAAGCTAATGCTTTGAGTAAAGAACATGTGTGTTGGGATGTCATTTATAAGACTGCTGAATCTGTAAAGAAGCCGCTGACAAGAGACGGGTTCTGTGTGAATTCTCTTCAGAGAAGTGGGTTGATTTCGGAAGAGGTGTATAGAGAATCTAAATTGAGGGAGATTGTTAGGAAGAGACGAAGTGCTGTAGATATGGATAAAAAATATATAATggaaagagagacattttatcaAATTCTTTTGCATTGTCTTCCTTCCGGCGAAGGGGAGAAGCAAGGGAAACAACTTGCTTTGCCATTTCGAGCACTTCCATGGGATGCTGAAGTTCATGCACTTTTATTTGTTCATAGAGTGAGTGGACTAGAGAAGGGTTCGTATTTCTTGGTGAGAAATGAAGATCATTTTGATGAAATTAAAAGACTAACAAGAAATGAGTTTGAGTGGGAGAAGCCAGAGGGTTGTCCAGCTGATCTCCCGCTTTATAGACTTGCACTGGGTGATCATGCAGCGCTTGCACAGCGGCTTTCGTGCCATCAG GAAATCGCCTCAGATGGCTGCTTCAGCCTGGGCATGGTTGCTCGCTTTGAGTCGACTTTGCGTGAGAAAAATGCCTGGATGTATCCCCGTTTGTTTTGGGAGACTGGAATTCTTGGTCAGGTACTATACCTTGAGGCACATGCAGTTGGAATCTCTGCTACCGGAATCGGCTGCTACTTTGATGATCCAG